A portion of the Bifidobacterium bifidum ATCC 29521 = JCM 1255 = DSM 20456 genome contains these proteins:
- a CDS encoding DsbA family protein, translating to MAQKNQNAKRNTRASRRAAEEKAAQEKAEQAAKERKQQTIIGAVVVAIIVVLVAIAGFAIYGAIHKNDVAKSTTEEQAYQQLQKVETKPSAADDKGGILISSEGYGKKASGAPTVAVYMDPLCPGCGEFNRQTDPTLISLVDAGQINLEIHPMSFMDEYSTDEYSSRATGAILYIASNDDNPDHLLKFISNIYAEDFQPGEASEYKSVKNKALKQQAIDAGVPQSVADKAFNGEYRKWLDAINLYTPKRPELWQVSGSNKGVMSTPTITINGNYWDRNQLSLAGMNNKTGIIASLGLKEDEVGQKGTMPSIGESGKPISLTTGE from the coding sequence GTGGCACAAAAGAATCAGAACGCGAAGCGCAACACCAGGGCAAGCCGTCGCGCCGCCGAAGAGAAGGCGGCGCAGGAGAAGGCGGAGCAAGCGGCCAAGGAGCGCAAGCAGCAAACCATCATCGGCGCAGTGGTCGTCGCCATCATCGTCGTGCTAGTGGCAATCGCCGGCTTCGCCATCTATGGAGCCATTCACAAGAACGACGTGGCGAAGAGCACCACCGAGGAGCAGGCATACCAGCAGCTGCAAAAGGTCGAGACCAAGCCATCGGCGGCCGACGACAAGGGCGGCATCCTCATCTCCAGCGAAGGCTATGGCAAGAAGGCGTCCGGCGCCCCCACCGTCGCCGTGTACATGGATCCGCTGTGCCCCGGCTGCGGCGAGTTCAACCGCCAGACCGATCCCACGCTGATCTCGCTGGTGGACGCGGGCCAGATCAACCTGGAGATCCACCCGATGTCGTTCATGGACGAATACTCGACCGACGAATATTCCAGCCGCGCCACCGGCGCCATCCTGTACATCGCCAGCAATGACGACAACCCCGATCACCTGCTCAAGTTCATCTCGAACATCTACGCCGAGGACTTCCAGCCCGGTGAGGCCAGCGAATACAAGTCGGTCAAGAACAAGGCGCTCAAGCAGCAGGCGATTGACGCCGGCGTACCGCAGTCCGTGGCCGACAAGGCGTTCAACGGCGAATACAGGAAATGGCTGGATGCCATCAACCTGTACACCCCGAAGCGCCCCGAACTGTGGCAGGTGTCCGGTTCGAACAAGGGTGTCATGAGCACGCCGACCATCACCATCAACGGCAATTACTGGGATCGCAACCAGCTGTCACTCGCCGGCATGAACAACAAGACCGGCATCATCGCGTCGCTGGGCCTGAAGGAAGACGAAGTCGGCCAGAAGGGCACGATGCCGTCGATCGGCGAATCGGGCAAGCCGATCTCGCTGACGACCGGCGAATGA
- a CDS encoding aggregation-promoting factor C-terminal-like domain-containing protein, which produces MARRWTPRRFVRLRRIRVAICAVAVALASTVAFGVAARKTIALSINGDTQTVTTYAMSVTRLLEERGVDVKSHDLVQSTSGDILSNHDVVTVRSAYQTTISIDGQRVPFWTVATSASQLLGFFQQNENEAAKVTVDIDNIYSQLTGGLVINESGPVTVIADGKTSVAPNGKLPAASILDSKGISLNKEDRVSVEKDGDKTVLRVQRVTHGQETTTVAIPHGSQTIVDKSLKPGTSVVRQQGEDGEKKQVYNVTYVDGIAETRTLISETTTKISLDTIVAVGPEKAAEPSDTSKGQADKGSDNAGKSGNKSNTGKSDGNSSNGSTSGANKSDDTSNNDKNNDKNNGNSGNNGNSGNSGNSGNSGNSGNSGNSGNSGNSGNNGGNGGNGGNGNSGNSGSSSQGRLWHPTAAQAKAYASGAAAQRGWTSYDWTCLDKLWTRESRWLWYAENAKTGAYGIPQSLPASKMAEFGANYRDDGAVQIDWGLAYIAQRYGSPSKAWERSEQIGWY; this is translated from the coding sequence ATGGCCAGGCGGTGGACACCACGACGTTTTGTTCGATTGCGTCGCATTCGGGTGGCGATCTGCGCCGTCGCCGTGGCTCTTGCCTCAACGGTCGCATTCGGCGTCGCCGCACGCAAGACCATCGCACTCAGCATCAACGGCGACACCCAGACCGTCACCACGTATGCCATGAGCGTGACGCGCCTGCTTGAAGAGCGGGGCGTCGACGTCAAATCCCATGATCTGGTGCAATCCACCAGCGGCGACATCCTCAGCAATCATGACGTGGTCACGGTCCGCAGCGCATATCAGACGACCATCAGCATCGACGGACAGCGCGTGCCGTTCTGGACCGTGGCGACCAGCGCCTCCCAGCTGCTCGGGTTTTTCCAGCAGAACGAGAACGAGGCCGCGAAAGTCACCGTGGACATCGACAACATCTACAGCCAGCTCACCGGCGGCCTCGTCATCAACGAGTCCGGCCCGGTGACGGTCATCGCCGACGGCAAAACGTCGGTCGCGCCGAATGGCAAGCTTCCCGCCGCGTCGATTCTCGATTCCAAAGGCATCAGCCTCAACAAGGAAGACCGCGTCAGTGTCGAGAAGGACGGAGACAAGACCGTGCTGCGCGTTCAGCGCGTCACCCACGGGCAGGAGACGACGACCGTCGCCATTCCCCATGGTTCGCAGACGATTGTTGATAAGTCGTTGAAGCCAGGAACATCCGTGGTCCGCCAACAGGGGGAAGACGGCGAGAAGAAGCAGGTCTATAACGTCACGTATGTCGATGGCATCGCAGAGACGCGAACGCTGATTTCGGAGACGACCACCAAAATCTCCCTCGACACCATCGTCGCCGTAGGCCCGGAGAAGGCCGCCGAACCTTCCGACACCAGCAAGGGGCAAGCCGATAAAGGCAGTGACAACGCCGGCAAGTCAGGCAACAAGTCGAATACCGGCAAGTCGGATGGCAACTCCTCGAATGGCAGCACGTCCGGCGCAAACAAGTCGGATGATACGTCGAACAATGACAAAAACAACGACAAGAACAACGGGAATTCGGGCAACAACGGCAATTCCGGGAACTCAGGGAACTCAGGCAATAGCGGCAACTCGGGAAACTCCGGCAACTCGGGAAACTCGGGAAACTCCGGAAACAACGGCGGCAACGGCGGCAACGGCGGCAACGGCAACTCCGGCAACTCCGGCAGCAGCTCGCAGGGACGCCTATGGCACCCGACCGCCGCGCAGGCCAAAGCCTACGCATCCGGCGCGGCCGCACAGCGCGGCTGGACCAGCTACGACTGGACATGCCTCGACAAGCTGTGGACCCGCGAATCCAGATGGCTGTGGTACGCCGAGAACGCGAAGACCGGCGCCTACGGAATCCCGCAGTCGCTGCCTGCGAGCAAAATGGCCGAGTTCGGCGCAAATTACCGTGACGACGGCGCTGTGCAGATCGACTGGGGGCTGGCGTATATCGCCCAACGGTATGGCAGCCCATCCAAGGCATGGGAACGCTCCGAACAAATCGGCTGGTACTGA
- the rsmA gene encoding 16S rRNA (adenine(1518)-N(6)/adenine(1519)-N(6))-dimethyltransferase RsmA, with amino-acid sequence MNPSPAPSGASAAAEKPAAAGRLLGAADIRHIAAEAGISPTKKFGQNFVIDPGTVRRIVREAAVTADTRVLEVGPGLGSLTLAILETGATMTAVEIDPPVAQRLPHTIDTYMPDARNRLTVINKDALALTSADLPEFSGDEPFTLVANLPYNVATPIILTLLERFDMLTSFVVMVQKEVADRLTATPGSKIYGAPSVKLAWYGSAERVGNIGRHVFWPAPNVDSALAGFTRVQSHAGPRDPQLRQLTFQLVDAAFSQRRKTLHAALKRMVPDEVFHTAGIDPTRRGETLTIDEFAALATALRQSQHEQGQASS; translated from the coding sequence ATGAATCCATCCCCTGCACCTTCCGGAGCATCCGCAGCCGCCGAGAAACCCGCAGCCGCCGGGCGACTGCTCGGCGCGGCCGACATCCGTCACATAGCAGCCGAAGCCGGCATCAGCCCGACCAAGAAATTCGGCCAAAACTTCGTCATCGATCCCGGAACAGTGCGCCGCATCGTGCGCGAGGCCGCGGTCACCGCCGATACGCGGGTGCTGGAAGTCGGCCCTGGATTGGGGTCGCTGACACTGGCCATCCTGGAAACCGGCGCCACGATGACCGCGGTCGAGATCGACCCGCCGGTCGCGCAACGGCTGCCGCATACCATCGACACATACATGCCGGATGCGAGGAACCGCCTCACGGTCATCAACAAGGACGCGCTGGCCCTCACGTCGGCGGACCTCCCCGAGTTCAGCGGCGACGAACCGTTCACCCTGGTGGCGAACCTTCCGTACAATGTGGCCACGCCGATCATCCTGACGCTGCTGGAACGCTTCGACATGCTGACGTCCTTCGTGGTGATGGTGCAGAAAGAAGTCGCGGACCGTCTGACCGCCACTCCCGGCTCGAAGATTTACGGCGCGCCCAGCGTGAAGCTGGCGTGGTACGGCTCGGCGGAACGCGTGGGCAACATCGGGCGTCACGTATTCTGGCCAGCGCCGAACGTGGATTCGGCCCTGGCCGGGTTCACCCGTGTCCAGTCGCATGCGGGCCCGCGCGACCCCCAGTTGCGCCAGCTGACGTTCCAGTTGGTCGACGCGGCCTTCAGCCAGCGTCGCAAAACGCTGCATGCCGCACTCAAGCGCATGGTGCCCGATGAAGTGTTCCACACGGCGGGCATCGACCCGACACGCCGCGGCGAGACGCTGACCATCGACGAATTCGCCGCTCTGGCGACGGCGCTGAGGCAATCGCAGCATGAACAGGGGCAGGCATCATCATGA
- a CDS encoding 4-(cytidine 5'-diphospho)-2-C-methyl-D-erythritol kinase, giving the protein MSATAMDNVRSATPGQVRRSPSVPAHWPIRRHVAAAETTPAGPLHSVEVTVPAKTNLTLHVGPAHEEWGGRHALDTIYCAIGVNDVVTATAKTPGSGFSLELSGEHLGDLASSGSDMRRNHAVLALFAIARAAGREPDVALHVDKHIPVGAGLGGGSADAAATLLAVNTLWGLHWPIERLRDIAATLGVDMPFCLEGGYAHGTGFGERIIPLEDDSSCVQTLRDRGFAGQLLVGAYHAQLSTPNVYSTFDKMGAGDGDDNHLQRAAVALHPRSGEAIEAALAAGASRSFVSGSGPSVIAFVPDDAVARRVRTAWEQSATVDRIIAAQAPARPVITILPSLSYRVRQ; this is encoded by the coding sequence ATGAGCGCCACAGCAATGGACAATGTACGGTCAGCAACACCGGGTCAGGTACGGCGTTCGCCAAGCGTCCCCGCGCATTGGCCCATCCGCCGTCATGTAGCAGCCGCGGAAACGACACCGGCCGGGCCGCTGCACTCGGTGGAGGTCACGGTTCCCGCGAAAACCAATCTGACGTTGCACGTAGGGCCCGCCCATGAGGAATGGGGCGGACGGCACGCGCTGGACACGATATATTGCGCCATCGGCGTCAACGACGTGGTGACGGCGACTGCCAAGACCCCCGGCAGCGGGTTTTCACTCGAACTGAGCGGCGAGCATCTGGGTGATCTGGCATCGAGCGGCAGCGACATGCGCCGCAACCATGCGGTGCTTGCGTTGTTCGCGATCGCCAGGGCCGCGGGGCGGGAGCCGGACGTGGCGCTGCATGTGGACAAACACATTCCCGTCGGCGCCGGATTGGGCGGCGGATCCGCCGACGCGGCGGCGACATTGCTCGCCGTGAACACCCTGTGGGGACTGCACTGGCCGATTGAACGGCTGCGTGACATCGCCGCCACGCTCGGCGTCGATATGCCCTTCTGCCTGGAGGGCGGATATGCGCATGGCACCGGTTTCGGCGAGCGGATCATCCCGCTGGAGGATGATTCATCGTGCGTTCAGACGCTGCGAGACCGCGGATTCGCCGGCCAATTGCTGGTGGGAGCGTACCATGCGCAACTGAGCACGCCGAATGTCTACTCGACCTTCGACAAGATGGGCGCGGGAGACGGCGACGACAACCATCTGCAGCGCGCCGCGGTCGCCTTGCACCCCCGCAGCGGCGAAGCCATCGAAGCCGCCCTGGCCGCCGGGGCATCCCGGTCATTCGTTTCCGGCTCCGGCCCATCGGTCATCGCGTTCGTACCGGACGATGCCGTCGCCCGCCGCGTTCGCACCGCATGGGAGCAATCCGCCACGGTGGATCGCATCATCGCTGCGCAGGCGCCGGCGAGACCGGTCATAACCATCCTGCCATCCCTGTCTTATCGCGTCAGACAGTGA
- a CDS encoding LytR C-terminal domain-containing protein codes for MTQPYDERAERKRYIRRRQQIVFSCVGAVLAVALVVSALFYFHVGGLGITATSAVKPNYGVRVPCSTKDANGKNQTYSNYANVKVRVLNGTKFVGFAKAVSTALSNRQFKVTGWDNYKGKKVERTTIYFGKNAINEAYTLNTNFTDAVMVMDDRDDKLIDVVLGASFNDLANKDSLPSGDTAIENFEGCVPVQSMGTLPKALDHEKVE; via the coding sequence ATGACTCAGCCTTATGACGAACGCGCGGAACGCAAGCGTTACATTCGCCGCCGCCAGCAGATCGTATTCTCCTGTGTCGGCGCGGTGCTTGCCGTCGCCCTGGTCGTGTCGGCGCTGTTCTATTTCCATGTCGGGGGTCTGGGCATAACGGCCACGTCCGCAGTCAAGCCGAATTACGGCGTGCGCGTGCCCTGCTCGACCAAGGACGCCAACGGCAAGAACCAGACATATTCCAACTATGCGAACGTCAAGGTGCGCGTGCTGAACGGCACCAAATTCGTCGGTTTCGCGAAGGCCGTCAGCACCGCGCTGTCGAACCGCCAGTTCAAGGTCACCGGCTGGGACAATTACAAGGGCAAGAAGGTCGAGCGCACCACAATCTATTTCGGCAAGAACGCCATCAACGAGGCGTACACGCTAAACACGAACTTCACGGACGCGGTGATGGTGATGGATGACCGCGACGACAAGCTGATTGACGTGGTGCTCGGCGCCTCGTTCAACGATCTGGCCAACAAGGACAGCCTGCCGAGCGGCGACACCGCCATCGAAAACTTCGAGGGATGCGTGCCCGTCCAGTCAATGGGCACCTTGCCCAAGGCCCTCGATCATGAAAAGGTGGAATGA